TTTAGTTCTTTTTTCACTTCAAGTTTTTTGCAGTAAGGCTTTAAGTACTCTTCCGTGAACTTTGCAACCTCTTCAAGTGCTTCCATCTTCGCACACTCCTTTGGCCTTTACCTTTCCGCTCTCGGTTTGATATTCCTTACCTTTTTCAAATTTAGCTCTGAGTATGTAGCCTAGTGCCATTTTTCCGCTCGGAGAGACGGAAGTTATCAATCCTATAGCCTTATTTCCTTCCAGAATTTTCTCTTCCTCCTTGACCTGTTCAATCACTTCAAACTTTGTCAATACCCTGGGCGTTCTTCCTCTGAAGTAAACCCTCGCTATCGCCTCCTGACCCACGTAGCACCCTTTATTCAAACTAATGGCGTAAGGAAGTACTCCCGCTTCAAGAGGTGAGAAACCTTCCCTGAGCTCCTTGTGTATCCTCGGAACGCAGTTCTTAATCCTTTCCTCTTCAAAATCCTCCACAGAAGCCTCTTTATCCTGAGGAAGTTCTTTAAGGATATCTTCTATCTTTCCGAAGAGGTCAAAGCCCACGGTCTTTAACCTTACAGGATTTTTCGCAAGGTAAGCTCTTCCTTTAACTCTTTTATCTCGTAATCGCTGAGTTCCACTCCGAATTTTTCCTTTACAAACTCTTCTGCACCCTCACCGTATATGAAAACGTGTTTGTAGTTCGGAGTTAAGTCCTCAAAGTAGACTTTCAGTGAAAGTTTTAACCTGTTGAACTCGTTTATTACGAAATCTGCAGGCTCTTCCGTGTCGAGTATATAGTAATCCTTTATTTTGTATACGAAGAAGTCCGCTATGGGCTGACCATTTTGCTTGAGCCACAGGTTGTAGTTAAAAGTGTAGGGCTTTAAAGA
The genomic region above belongs to Aquifex aeolicus VF5 and contains:
- a CDS encoding folate-binding protein YgfZ: MGFDLFGKIEDILKELPQDKEASVEDFEEERIKNCVPRIHKELREGFSPLEAGVLPYAISLNKGCYVGQEAIARVYFRGRTPRVLTKFEVIEQVKEEEKILEGNKAIGLITSVSPSGKMALGYILRAKFEKGKEYQTESGKVKAKGVCEDGST